The Fodinibius saliphilus genome has a segment encoding these proteins:
- the radC gene encoding RadC family protein codes for MSNQEQFEASSFLNRTVKEMGPDEQPREKLMNYGGESLSDAELLAILLRTGSRKMNVIQMAQALLDHFEGLRYLARKDWQDLKVIPGMGKVKSLTLEAVFELSKRIQVASLGKQIQITSPEDAVAYFGPKLRDLTKEVFMVAFLNNAKIVVGYKKVSSGGSTATIVDPAEVMRQAVMNEANSILLLHNHPSGNNKASKADIQLTKRISKSGKLLGIPVDDHIIIAGDGYTSFRAQGLIN; via the coding sequence ATGTCCAATCAAGAACAATTTGAAGCCAGTAGCTTTTTAAATAGAACTGTCAAAGAGATGGGCCCGGATGAACAACCCCGCGAAAAACTGATGAATTATGGAGGTGAAAGCCTTTCGGATGCCGAACTTCTGGCTATCCTGCTTCGAACCGGCAGTAGAAAAATGAATGTAATACAAATGGCACAAGCTCTGCTAGATCATTTCGAAGGCCTACGCTACTTGGCTCGTAAAGACTGGCAAGACCTTAAAGTTATTCCTGGAATGGGAAAAGTTAAATCACTAACGCTGGAAGCTGTGTTTGAGCTTTCGAAACGGATACAAGTGGCCAGCCTTGGTAAACAGATTCAGATCACCTCCCCTGAAGATGCTGTGGCATATTTTGGACCAAAACTACGCGACCTTACCAAAGAGGTATTTATGGTGGCTTTCCTTAACAATGCCAAAATCGTAGTAGGGTACAAAAAGGTAAGTTCAGGTGGTTCTACAGCCACCATCGTAGATCCAGCCGAAGTGATGCGACAAGCAGTTATGAATGAAGCAAATAGCATTTTACTGCTACATAACCACCCGAGTGGTAACAATAAAGCGTCAAAAGCCGATATCCAGCTAACAAAACGAATCTCAAAATCAGGCAAACTGCTGGGTATCCCAGTTGATGACCATATCATCATTGCCGGCGATGGCTACACTAGCTTCCGCGCCCAAGGGCTTATAAATTAG
- a CDS encoding four helix bundle protein: MEHLIGANLEEAIGAQSRKDFKAKLSFYTKKPDKHIPGSD, from the coding sequence GTGGAACATCTGATTGGGGCTAATTTAGAAGAGGCCATTGGTGCACAATCGAGAAAGGACTTTAAGGCTAAACTTTCATTTTATACAAAGAAGCCCGACAAACACATTCCTGGTTCAGATTGA
- the argS gene encoding arginine--tRNA ligase codes for MKDYLRKIITTSLQQFDISEEEIPEIQIEKPNQPEHGDAASNIALNLASILKDSPRNIAEQIVDGLEYETDKIESAEIAGPGFINFRYAENYLFNELNNILEEGKTFGKSSTLHGQRILVEYVSANPTGPLTVGHGRNAVLGDTIANLLEWIGADVDREYYFNNAGRQMRVLGQSVKARYLQELGQDVDLPEGGYEGEYIRDIAQALIDEHGEDLTNSEDITPFKEKAEQVIFEDIQETLQRMDIKMDSFFNEQEVYDDGSIDNVVNTLREKDLAYDEDGATWFKTTEFGKDKDTVLIKSTGEPTYRLPDIAYHVNKLERGYDKCIDVFGADHIDTYPDVLSGLDALGYDKSKVDVVVYQFVTIVKEGQPFKMSTRKANFVTLDDLMNEVGSDVTRFFFEMRDPNTHLEFDIAEAKEAGDKNPVFYLQYAHARIHSILRKVAQEYSFDTEPKLNLLNHDSETKLMKSLIRFPEMIKSAARSHEPHRLINYLDDLASAFTTFYHDCRILGEEEELVQARSALAKATAQVLANGLGILGISAPEKM; via the coding sequence ATGAAGGATTATTTACGAAAAATTATTACCACCTCACTGCAGCAGTTTGATATCAGTGAAGAAGAGATCCCCGAGATACAGATTGAAAAACCCAACCAGCCAGAGCACGGAGACGCTGCCTCCAACATTGCCCTTAACCTGGCAAGCATTTTAAAGGACAGTCCACGAAATATTGCAGAACAAATTGTGGACGGCCTAGAATATGAGACTGATAAAATTGAAAGCGCAGAAATTGCAGGACCCGGTTTCATCAATTTCAGGTATGCCGAGAACTATCTTTTCAATGAACTTAACAACATTTTAGAAGAGGGAAAAACTTTTGGAAAATCTTCTACTCTCCATGGTCAACGTATCTTGGTAGAATATGTCAGTGCAAACCCCACCGGACCGCTTACAGTAGGCCATGGTCGTAATGCTGTGTTGGGCGATACTATTGCCAACCTACTGGAATGGATCGGCGCTGATGTCGACAGAGAATACTATTTTAATAACGCCGGACGTCAAATGCGGGTGTTGGGGCAAAGTGTAAAAGCCCGATACCTGCAAGAGTTAGGACAAGACGTTGACCTACCCGAAGGTGGATACGAAGGGGAATATATTCGTGATATTGCCCAAGCTTTAATTGATGAACACGGCGAAGATCTCACTAATAGTGAAGATATTACACCTTTCAAAGAGAAAGCCGAGCAGGTTATTTTTGAGGATATCCAAGAAACGCTGCAACGTATGGATATTAAGATGGACTCCTTTTTTAACGAGCAAGAAGTATATGACGATGGTTCCATCGATAACGTCGTAAACACACTACGCGAAAAAGACTTGGCATACGACGAAGACGGGGCAACCTGGTTCAAAACCACAGAATTCGGCAAAGATAAAGATACCGTACTGATTAAAAGTACCGGAGAGCCCACCTATCGGTTGCCCGACATTGCCTATCACGTAAATAAACTTGAACGCGGATACGACAAATGTATAGATGTCTTCGGTGCCGACCATATAGATACCTATCCCGATGTGCTTTCCGGGCTAGACGCTTTAGGTTATGACAAATCAAAAGTAGATGTGGTGGTCTATCAGTTTGTAACTATCGTCAAAGAGGGCCAACCTTTTAAAATGAGTACCCGTAAGGCCAACTTTGTAACCCTCGATGACCTGATGAATGAGGTAGGATCTGATGTTACACGCTTCTTTTTTGAGATGCGGGACCCCAACACACACTTGGAATTCGATATTGCCGAAGCCAAAGAAGCCGGAGATAAAAACCCAGTATTTTATCTGCAGTATGCTCACGCCCGTATCCACAGCATTTTGCGTAAAGTAGCACAAGAATACTCCTTCGATACCGAACCAAAACTCAACCTGCTCAATCACGATTCAGAGACAAAGCTAATGAAAAGTCTGATTCGCTTTCCCGAAATGATAAAAAGTGCAGCCCGAAGCCATGAACCCCACCGGCTAATCAATTATCTCGATGATCTGGCCTCTGCATTTACTACCTTTTACCACGACTGTCGTATTCTCGGTGAAGAAGAGGAGTTGGTGCAGGCACGCTCAGCGCTGGCCAAAGCCACTGCACAAGTTCTGGCTAACGGGTTAGGAATTCTTGGGATATCTGCTCCAGAAAAGATGTGA
- a CDS encoding class I SAM-dependent methyltransferase produces the protein MSLELRSPKNDRASITVPEEVANLQKSFNGTICSNKGDEYTISNNIIDLLADDTVRMSWAQSSNHWKVTAALYEDIWRKRSLSILTGEAFPIEKERELLIEWLNPQPDKMYLDIGCSTGLYGRLVQGKEANTKVVSLDFSKQMLEEARLKSEAEQANLFLLRADGRKLPFFAATFDGVMMGGTLNELSDPLKVLYEARRVIKKDGTFFMMHLVKADAWYMRLLQDSAEFGGIKFWTIGESNTMFERAGFHISEQFSKGIVCFTKLIPA, from the coding sequence ATGTCTCTTGAACTGCGTTCCCCAAAGAATGATCGCGCCTCCATTACGGTGCCCGAAGAAGTAGCAAATCTGCAAAAGAGTTTCAATGGAACTATCTGCTCCAACAAAGGGGATGAATATACCATCTCCAACAATATTATTGATTTGTTAGCGGATGACACAGTGCGTATGTCATGGGCGCAGAGTTCTAATCACTGGAAGGTAACAGCGGCATTATATGAGGATATATGGCGGAAACGGTCTCTTTCCATTTTGACGGGAGAAGCTTTTCCTATTGAAAAAGAGCGTGAGCTGCTCATTGAATGGTTGAATCCTCAGCCCGATAAAATGTATTTGGATATCGGTTGCTCTACCGGTCTTTATGGTCGTTTAGTGCAGGGTAAGGAGGCCAATACCAAAGTTGTTTCGCTAGATTTTTCTAAGCAGATGCTGGAAGAAGCACGTCTAAAATCAGAAGCGGAACAAGCTAACCTATTCCTTTTACGGGCCGATGGGCGTAAACTACCATTCTTTGCTGCTACATTTGATGGAGTTATGATGGGGGGTACACTAAACGAGCTTTCTGACCCTCTTAAAGTACTCTATGAAGCCCGACGCGTAATCAAGAAAGATGGTACCTTCTTTATGATGCACCTGGTAAAAGCCGATGCCTGGTATATGCGACTGTTACAGGATTCTGCTGAGTTTGGTGGTATTAAGTTTTGGACCATCGGTGAAAGTAACACCATGTTTGAACGAGCGGGATTTCACATTTCCGAACAGTTTTCAAAGGGAATTGTCTGTTTTACCAAGCTGATACCAGCCTAG
- a CDS encoding SAM hydrolase/SAM-dependent halogenase family protein produces the protein MRNVITLTTDFGLKDYYVSAMKGVILGIAPDVRMIDISHDIPSQDIMAGSWILQNSAMLFPAGTVHNVVVDPGVGTDRNAVALKIGDQYFVGPDNGIFSLLTQNRDYKAVKLTNDKYWREDPSETFHGRDIFAPAAAHLSEGVPLEDLGEPLSELVTYRWTVPIADKDGLEGMVIHIDKFGNLITNITSDQIEEVIGDKSVKIYVGNTILDDIVGTFGAVPEGEPMAFIGSSGMLEIGINKGNAEEMLSVQKGAQISLILQKESQI, from the coding sequence ATGCGTAATGTAATTACTTTAACGACTGATTTTGGTCTGAAGGATTACTATGTGAGTGCCATGAAAGGGGTTATTCTGGGCATCGCTCCTGATGTACGGATGATCGATATCTCACATGATATTCCTTCGCAGGATATAATGGCAGGGTCTTGGATCCTGCAAAACTCTGCTATGCTTTTTCCAGCCGGAACGGTTCATAATGTAGTGGTGGATCCCGGTGTTGGTACCGATCGAAATGCAGTAGCCTTAAAGATAGGGGACCAATATTTTGTTGGACCCGATAACGGGATATTTTCGCTGCTCACCCAGAATCGTGACTACAAGGCAGTGAAGTTGACCAACGATAAGTATTGGCGTGAGGATCCTTCGGAGACTTTTCACGGCCGTGATATCTTTGCTCCTGCAGCTGCTCATCTTAGTGAGGGAGTACCTTTGGAAGATTTGGGTGAGCCACTTAGTGAGCTTGTTACCTATCGTTGGACGGTGCCTATTGCCGATAAAGATGGACTGGAAGGTATGGTCATTCATATTGACAAGTTTGGTAATTTAATTACTAATATAACGTCTGATCAAATCGAAGAGGTCATTGGGGACAAGAGCGTAAAAATATATGTGGGTAATACGATTCTGGATGATATAGTTGGCACTTTCGGGGCCGTTCCTGAGGGAGAGCCCATGGCATTTATAGGGAGTTCAGGGATGTTGGAGATTGGCATCAATAAAGGAAATGCCGAAGAGATGTTAAGTGTTCAGAAGGGGGCACAGATTTCACTGATTCTACAGAAAGAGAGTCAGATTTAG